TCCCACCGGATTGGGCAGCGGAGCCTGAAGGAATGTTGGATGTTGGCGAGGCAGGGGATTGATTTCTGAATTGTTGACAGAATGTCCGATGCGGTTCGCTTCGCTCACCGGCATCCTACTGTCTTTTGTACCTTTGCAGGCTTGCATGATAGGTAGGATGTGGTGAGGCACGAACCGCATCGATTTGCGATTTTCCTGAGGTCAGACCAAATGAACCCCCCGGAATGGCGTACCCTTTTTTGAAGATATTTTTTTAAAACCCCCTTGGAAACCGATTTTGGCGGTAAAATTGCCCCGATAAGATTTACCGGGACCGCTGACAGCGGCTTTAGGAATCGACAGACCTATGATGATCATCCGTTTAACACAGAAACTGGCCAAGAAGATCAAGGTTTTCCCGACAGATGCGGCACCCCGCACCGAGAACCCATTCTCCGATTGGACCGCCAATCTTTTTAGTGCCGGGAGGGCTCAGTACATCATTTTGACCCATTCGACCTCCCTTTACAGCGTGGTTTTCCCTGGCCGGGGCATCAACGACCCGGATCGATTCATCGAGCATGCTCTTTCGGCCATGGGTGAGCAGATGGCGGATGCAAGGTATGGCGGTGTTTTTGAAAAACACATCGCTCCGCTGGCCGGAAATATCCGGTTTTCCAAAACCGGTGACCGTTGTGTGCTCGGTTCGATGAACGAACTCGTTCAGCAGGCGAAATGCCGTCTTGCCGACCAATCCTTGGCCTTCGCTGTGAAAGGCTTGAACGAAACACCCATGGGTGCTCTCGAATATCTGTATCCCCGGGATGTTCTGGAGAAATTGGCGGACCTGCCTGATGGGGTTGAACCCGGCACCGGAAAGATCCTGCCGTTTCCTGGCGGGCATGGTGGGGAGAAGGACGCGGCGATTTTTTCTACAGGGGAAAAGGCGCTCGATACGCAAAAGTCCGAAATTTCAGGCAAGCAATCGAAAACCGCGGTAAAATCGGCGGCGCAAAAGCGTGCGGAGACGATGAAGTTTCAGAAAGAGATGCTGGCCATGTCCGACCAGTTCCGCAAACCGGCAAGTAAAAAACAACTGCTCGATAGGGCTCAGGAATATATTTACGATGCCTGGGAGTCATCTCCGGCCCGAGCTGTCAAACTCGCTCGACAGTCCCTGGAGATTTCACCTGACTGTGCCGATGCCTACGTGTTGTTAGCCGAGCTTGCGGCGGCAACGATCCGTGAGCGTATCGAACTGTTGCGTCAGGGCGTCACAGCCGGGAGGCGGTCTTTGGGGAAAAGATACTTCAAAGAAAACGAAGGCCATTTCTGGCTGGAGTTGGATAGCCGCCCTTTTATGCGGGCCACGGCAGCTCTGGCCAGCCTATGCTGGGAGATCGGTCAGGGGGACGAAGCGATAGAACTGTGGCGAGAAATGCTACGTCTCAATCCGAACGATCATCAGGGCGTGAGGTATTGGCTCCTGAGTTGTCTTCTGGAACTCCATCGTAATGGGGAGGCGGAAGAACTGTTGAAATGCTATGCTGGCGATGTCAGTGCCGAGTGGAGTTTCGGCGAGGCTCTGCTGGCTTTCCGAGCGGGTGGCGACACCCCTGCCGCACGCCGGAAATTTGCCGCGGCGCAAAAGCAAAATCCCCATGTCCTGTCTTATCTGCTTGGTTTGAAAGATATCCCGAAGCGCCAGCCGAAATACATCTCCATTGGCGACGAGACGGAGGCGGTTTCCTATGCCGCCAGAAACTTGGCCGGATGGGCAAAAACTCCTGGAGCGTTGGAATGGTTGAGAGCACAGCAGAATTGTAACTCACTATGAATGTTGTAACATGCCTCTGAGATCGGAAGAGTAGAGTGTCATTGGGTGAGGGTGATATTCCGGGGACATGTTGCTCTTTGGGTCGTTTTTCTACTGCTACGGATTAAATAAAAATTGCTCCACAAAATTCAAACCTCACGGTTAGGCCAAATGAACAAGTGGTTCAAAATCCTTCTTCCTCTCATACTGGTTTTTCTTTGCGCCGTGAGTGCTTCGGCGGAAAAACTGTATAAATCCCGTAGTGAGGGCGGCACCCTGGTGTTTTCCGATAGACCTGTAGCCAATACGCAGGTGTTGGATGTGAAGCAAGTCGAGGTTGCTAAAAAGGCTTGTTTCGATATTTCCAAACGGGGTAGCAAGGAAAATCTGCAGCTTTATGGGGTTAACGACTGTTATGGGCCGGTAGAGTTTTCGTTTACTATGAATGAGGGCGAAAACGTTGCATGGGATCGCTCCAAAAGGTTCAAGGTTGTTGTCCCTGCCAGAAAGAGTCAGCCGCTGGTGCATGTTTGGCAGGCCAATAAACGCAAAGGGTTTAAATACACCTACACCACCGAATTTGTCTCCGGTGATCCCGCGGCAAGGCACTCTCCTCATAGACCTTATCTGTTTCCCGTCCCAGCCGGCAGGGGGTTCCGTATAACGCAAGGATTTCACGGCAAGGCGACCCATACCCATCCTCAGAGTATTTATGCCGTCGATATCGCGATGCCGGAGGGAACGAGAGTATGTGCCGCCAGGGGCGGGGTGATCATGGAAGTCGCCAACGATTTTTTCACCGGCGGGAAAGGCGCCGCTTTTGCCGAAAAAGCGAATTTTATCCGGATTCTACACGATGACGGAACCATGGCGCTTTATGCCCATCTGAAACTGGAGTCCATTCAATATTCATCGGGAACGCGGGTTGAGCGCGGACAATTCATCGGTGAATCGGGCAATACGGGATATTCGTCCGGTCCCCATCTGCATTTTGTCATCCAGAAAAACGCCGGCATGGAGCTTCGCTCGATCCCCTTCGAATTTGCGGACGGCCGGGGAAGGGGCTTCACTCCGGCGGCAGGGATGGTGGTTAGGCGTTAACGAGAGATTTAAGGATCGTACGTTTGATTTCAAATCCCAGGATCCATCCTAAAGAAATGTTCGCGTCAAAACCCTCTCTTTCCCATACTTTATTATTCTTTTCGTTTCTGATCATTCAACCGATTTGCATAAATACATAATAGGTGTTATCACCGAGGACTGTTTATCCTGGCTGGCGTTTTTCAGAAACATGGGCAGAGAAATGAGGTGCCTGAATATGAACCAAGAGACAAACACCCAATCCAAGGGCATCGGTTGCCTGCTCCTGTTCGCTCTGCCGTTCGCCGGGGCCGGTACCTTTGTAGCCTATTTGTTGCTGTCTTCGCTCTGGTTCCATTTTGCCATGCAGAAATGGGAGGAGGTGCCGGTGCGCATCCTGAGTACTTCCCTCCAAGTGCAACGGGGAGATTCGAATACCTACAAAGTATCGGCGCATTATGCTTACCGTTTTGCCGGGCGTGAATACACTGGGCGAAGGGTGGGGGTGCATGGCGGTTCGGATAATCTCGGTGATTGGCAGAGTAAGGTTTATAGGGAGTTGCGGGCTTATCGGGACTCCGGTCAGGACTTTCCCGGTTACGTCAATCCCAACGCTCCGCAGGAATCGATCCTCTATCGGGAGAGGCGCTGGGAGATGCTCGGTCTGTATGCTGTTTTTGCCCTGGTTTTCGGCGGTGTGGGCTACGGCATGATTGCGCTGGGCGTTGCCGGCAGAAAGCGCCAGCGTCTGGTGGATGAGTTGGAAATTCGTTATCCGATGCAGCCCTGGCTGCATCGGGCAGACTGGGCCCAAGGCGAGGTGCGTTCGTCGATGCGCCCGGCGCTGATTTTCGGTATGGCATTCGCCGTTTTCTGGAATCTTATCTCTCTGCCGATACTGTTTCTTCTACCGGGTGAGGTGTTGGATAAAGGCAACCGTTTGGCGTTGCTCGGTCTGATGTTTCCGCTGATCGGTATCGGGCTGTTGGTCATGGCGGTGCGCCATTTGATCCGGCAGCGTAAGTTTGGCAACTCGCGGCTTCAACTGGACACTATGCCTGGTGTGGTCGGTGGGCCTCTGGCCGGGACCCTCCATGTCGGCTCCGGGATCTGGCCGGAAAAGGGTTTTCATCTCACCCTTGAGGGCGTTGCCCGCCGGGTGGTCCGCCGCGGCGGCAAACGCCGGACGGAGGAGCAACTGCTGCACCAGGAATCATTGCGGGTCCCCATAGAGCAGCTACATGCGGGAGCGACCGGCACCACGGTGCCGGTGCGTTTTACCATCCCCTTCGAGGTGCCGCCGACCGGCGGTGAAAACAGCGACAAACGGGTTCTTTGGCGCGTCACTGCCGAAGCCGAAGTGCCGGGTGTCGATTACAGCGCCCGTTTTGAAGTGCCGGTATTTCGGACGAAGGACAGTTCGCCTGATTATGAGCCGCCTGCGTCCTGGACTGCCGACCGCGCCGATGGGCAGGATCTGCTTGAGCGTGGCGGGTTGAGCGTGTGCAGGGAAGAGGATGCCCTGGTGATTAAGCTGGCGGCTGCCCGCAATATCGGCGCCGCGCTGGGGCTGACGGTGTTTCTCGGGATCTGGTGTGGGGCCATCGTCCTGATGATCAGGTTGGGCGCTCCGTGGTTGTTCCCGATCGTTTTCGGTCTGTTTGCTCTGCTGATGGTGATAGGCGTGCTTGATCTGTGGTGCGGTGCCACCCGCATTGAGGTGCGGCCCGGCTCATTGAACCGGCGCGGCGGGCTCTTCGCACTGGGGCGCCTGCGCTCCTGGCGTGCCGAAGAGATCGTCCGTTTTCAGCCGGTAACAGGTATGCAGGCAGGACGTAAACTGTTTTATCGCCTGAAACTGGTGCTCCGTGATGGAAGACGGCGAACTCTCGCGACAAGGCTCGAAAGTCGTTCTCAGGCTCAGGCGCTGGCGCGGCGTATTGAGGAGATTCTGCGCTCTTGATGGAAAAGTCCGCACGCCTTTCGAGGAACGGGGCGAAAGGGGGAGGACGGTGCCGAAACCGGAAGGAAGAAACAAAACTGACAGGCTGGTAAAATGGGTTGGATATAGGCTATCGCAAGGACGCCGATCGGAAATCCTGGAAACGCTTCGGGGAGTTTTTGGGCGAAATCCTTCGCTGAACCCGGTGGATAAATATCTACAAACCATCTCAGGTTTCGATGTTCAAGTCTTTAAATATGAAGGAAATAGTTTCTCAACATAAGGCAAGCTTTGTACAACTAACCGAGGGAGATTACCATGGCTGAGGAAAGCGAATTTCGCGTTCTGCACACCATGATCCGTGTCTTTGATCTGGATCGCAGTCTCGACTTTTACACCCGGATTCTCGGGATGAAACTGTTGCGCAAGAAAGATTATCCCGGAGGCGAATTCACCTTGGCCTTTGTTGGCTACGGAGACGAGGCGTCGCAGTCCGTGATCGAATTAACCCACAATTGGGGGCGCAAGGAACCGTATGTGCTCGGGGATGCTTTCGGTCATATCGCCATCGGTGCCAGGGATATCTACGTTCTGTGTGACAAGCTGAAAGAGGCCGGCGGCAAGGTGGTGCGTGAGCCTGGCCCGATGAAGCATGGCACGACCCACATCGCCTTTGTCGAAGACCCGGACGGTTACAAGATCGAGTTGATTCAGATGGAAGGCGAGTAACTGCAGTCGTTATATGAACGGGGTGCCTGCATGGCCCCGAGACTAGCCGAAGTTATCCAAACTGAACGGGAGTATTGCACGGATATGCTCGACGCACGGAAGATCGATGACCTGAAAGCGTGGTTCGCTGATTATGTTGTCGGCTTTACTTCAAAAGACAGTGAGCTGCAAAGGAATTTCGACCTCAAGAAGAAGCACACCGCGCTGGTCTGTGCGGAGATCGTGGGGCTGGGACGGCAACTGGGGCTGGACACCGAACAGCTGCGCCTGGCGGAGATCATGGCTCTTTTTCACGATCTCGGCCGTTTCGAACAGTATGCCCGTTACGGTACTTTCGCGGATTCCCGCTCTGTCGATCATGCGCAGCTCGGTGTCCAAATCCTGCGGGATAAAAAGGTGTTGGACGGCCTCGAAGAGGGCATGCGCGACCTGGTGTTGCGCGCCATAACCTGGCACAATCGCGTCGCCCTGCCGGCCGAAGCGGATGCCAGCTTCCTGTTCTTCACGCGCCTGTTGCGGGACGCCGACAAGCTGGATATCTGGCGGGTGGTGACCGATTATTACCGGCAGGACAACCCCGTGTCCAACGCGGCCCTGGAGATGGGGCTGTCGGACACGCCCGAGGTTTCCGAAGTCGTGGCGGCGGATCTGCTCGCCGGCCACACCGTTGATTTGAGGCAGGTGCAAAACCTCAACGATCTGAAACTGCTCCAGGTCGGATGGGTGTATGACCTGAATTTTTCTCCTTCCTTCCGGCGTCTGCGCGAAAAAGGTTATCTGGATATCATCCGGGCATCTCTGCCTGTAACGGAAACCGTCAACAAGATCTTTGCCGCCGTGACTTCGCTGCTGATGCGGGAATGCAGCCGAGAAAATCCTGCAACCGGGTTGCCGGGCGGAACCAACTATTTACCAGGACACCGTGCATGATTGGAAGGATACCTATGCGACGTTTCGCCAATTTTTATATTGTTTTGTTCTTGATCGATGCTGGTCTTTCGTTGATCGATGAACTTTTGATAAATTTCGCCGCACACCTGCCGGTGCTCTCCGGGATTCGCAATCTTATCGCTCTGCTGGTTATTGCTTTTTCTCTGTCGATTTATGTCCTTATGGGTATCGACCGGAGGCTGCCCAAGCGGATTCTTCTGCCGTTAACCCTGTACGCTTTCTGGTGCTGCCTGGCGTTGTGGCCGCTATCGAGCATGATCTCCCACGAATCCCTGGGACTGACGGCGGCTTTCGGGCAGGTTTTCATCGGCGGCGTTGCCTTGATCTTGCTGCGCGGGTTTTACGGACGCAATCTGCTGCCGGCGGAGTTTTTTCGACGGCCGCTGTTCAGCTGGCGCAACACTCTGGTCTTTTCGGCAGCCAATCTGCTGCTGCTCCCCCTGGTGCTGGTTTTTTCGTTGATGGCTCTGGCCGGCAACTATCTCGATCAGCAGACCGCCGGTTTTATGCGGATAAGTCCGATCGGTATCTACGCCTCCGAGCGCAGTTACCGTCACGACGGCAAGTTGGTGCGCCTGGCGGCGATGATGCATGTCGCCCGCAAGGAGTATTACCAGGAACTGGTCGCTTCGCTGCCGGCGCAAGGGACGATTGTTCTCGCCGAGGGGGTGTCCGACCAGGATCATTTGCTGACGAACCGGTTTCATTACGGCAGGCTGGCCAACCTGGCGGGCCTCAGTTCCCAGGAGACGATGCAGCTGGACGGCAATCCGGTGGCATTGGATGATCTGGAACCGGTGGATGAACTTGCGAGAGACGAGACCAAACCGGATATCGTGCGGGCCGATATGGATCTCAACCGCTTCGATCCGCAGACCGTCGAGTTTATCAATGTCGTTGGCCGGACCCTGCTCGGTGACAAGCCCCTGGCGCAGGGACTTGCTGCCTATAGGGACTGGGTGAAAGCCCATGGGACTGCGGAGGTGTATGCGGGCTTGATGAACGATATTCTCCACAAACGCAACGCGGTGGTCATCAATGCCTTGCAGCGGAGTCTGCAGCGCTACGATACCATTATCGTTCCCTGGGGTGGGATGCACATGCCGGCCATCGAGGCGGCGGTACTGGATCGGGGGTTTGTCCCCGGCGATAAAAAGGAGAGGCTGCTGTTCGCTTTCAGCTCCATCCCCTTGACCAAAATATTGCACGAGGTGTTGGCTCCATCCGGGCAGGAAGAGGCGTTACCAGAGGCGGGGGAGGAAAAATAATGACATCGAAAAAGAATAACAGCGGATTGGTTTATTCCACCGAGCACGGACGCATGTGCCCAGGTTGCGGGCGGCCGATCAAACAATGCACCTGCACCGGGAAACAAACGGCGCCCCCCTCGGATGGGGTGGTGAGGGTTTCACGCCAGACCAAGGGTCGCAAGGGGAAAGGTGTGACCCTGATTACCGGAGTGCCCCTTGGTGAGGCGGGTATCAAAGCGTTGGCCAAGCGTCTCAAGCAGCGCTGCGGTTCCGGTGGCACGGTCAAGGACGGGGTGATCGAGGTTCAGGGGGATCACTGTGATCTGCTGATGGAGGAACTCAAGAAGCAGGGCTGGACGGTTAAACGGGCGGGAGGCTAATCACGGTCTTAAAAGCCTAATATCCGAAGATTTACGCAGATTGTTAAAAGCAATGATTATCTGGTTTAATCTGTGAAAATCCGTGAAATCTTGGCTAAACAAGATCTTAAAAGCGGAATATCCACAGATTACGCAGATTTACACAGATTATTAAAAGCATGATGTTCGAGGTAGACCAGTGAAAGTTCATGTAATTCTTAAGTAATCAAGGTTTTGGTCTTAATCTGCGAAAATCTGTGAAATCTGCGGATGATCAACGGTTTAGAGGTTTTAGTTCTGCAGGTATCACAAATTAAAGAAACCGTGAGATATTGACTGAAATCGGTGGATGATAAGGGGGAGGGCTATGAAAGATCCAGAAACCTACGCCATCATTGGAGCAGCTATGGCTGTTCATAGTGAACTGGGACATGGATTTCTTGAGCCTGTTTACCAGGCTGCGCTGGAGCGGGAATTTCGATTACAGGGAATTCCTTTTCAACGCGAGGCGGAGATTCCCGTCTTTTACAAGGGCAAACAGCTGGATGTTTCGTATCGCGCCGACTTTATTTGCTTCCGCAACATTATCGTTGAACTAAAGGCACTGCAGAAATTGTCCACTGTCGAGGAGTCTCAGATTCTCAATTACCTTAAGGCCACCGGCTTTGAACGGGGGTTGCTGATAAATTTCGGCGCACCATCGCTACAGCATAAACGTTTCATATTATCCGCAGATCGATGGTCAAAACCGTTTGATGATCCGCAGATTACGCAGATGGACGCAGATTATCAAAAGCAATGATTGTCGCGGTTAATCTGTGAAAATTCGTGAAATCTGCGGATGATAAAGGGTTTAAAGGTTTTTGACTCGGACGTTGCGGTCATTGATGCTGATTATTGAAAGTATTAATGATCAGGATAAATCCGGGTCAATCAGAGTCTTAAAAACCTAGTATCCGCAGATTACGCAGATGGACGCAGATTATTAAAAGCAATGATTATCGGTTTTAATCTGCGAAAATCCGTGAAATCTGTGGATGAAAAATGGGTTTTAGAGGTGTTTGTTCCGTAGATTGAGATAGATTTATTGAAAACATGATGGCCAAACTTAATCTTGGACAATTTGTGAAGTCCTGGGCAATCAAAGTCTTAAAAACCTAGTATCCGCAGATTACGCAGATGGACGCAGATTATT
This DNA window, taken from Syntrophotalea carbinolica DSM 2380, encodes the following:
- a CDS encoding DUF6933 domain-containing protein yields the protein MMIIRLTQKLAKKIKVFPTDAAPRTENPFSDWTANLFSAGRAQYIILTHSTSLYSVVFPGRGINDPDRFIEHALSAMGEQMADARYGGVFEKHIAPLAGNIRFSKTGDRCVLGSMNELVQQAKCRLADQSLAFAVKGLNETPMGALEYLYPRDVLEKLADLPDGVEPGTGKILPFPGGHGGEKDAAIFSTGEKALDTQKSEISGKQSKTAVKSAAQKRAETMKFQKEMLAMSDQFRKPASKKQLLDRAQEYIYDAWESSPARAVKLARQSLEISPDCADAYVLLAELAAATIRERIELLRQGVTAGRRSLGKRYFKENEGHFWLELDSRPFMRATAALASLCWEIGQGDEAIELWREMLRLNPNDHQGVRYWLLSCLLELHRNGEAEELLKCYAGDVSAEWSFGEALLAFRAGGDTPAARRKFAAAQKQNPHVLSYLLGLKDIPKRQPKYISIGDETEAVSYAARNLAGWAKTPGALEWLRAQQNCNSL
- a CDS encoding peptidoglycan DD-metalloendopeptidase family protein; this translates as MNKWFKILLPLILVFLCAVSASAEKLYKSRSEGGTLVFSDRPVANTQVLDVKQVEVAKKACFDISKRGSKENLQLYGVNDCYGPVEFSFTMNEGENVAWDRSKRFKVVVPARKSQPLVHVWQANKRKGFKYTYTTEFVSGDPAARHSPHRPYLFPVPAGRGFRITQGFHGKATHTHPQSIYAVDIAMPEGTRVCAARGGVIMEVANDFFTGGKGAAFAEKANFIRILHDDGTMALYAHLKLESIQYSSGTRVERGQFIGESGNTGYSSGPHLHFVIQKNAGMELRSIPFEFADGRGRGFTPAAGMVVRR
- a CDS encoding DUF3592 domain-containing protein, whose product is MNQETNTQSKGIGCLLLFALPFAGAGTFVAYLLLSSLWFHFAMQKWEEVPVRILSTSLQVQRGDSNTYKVSAHYAYRFAGREYTGRRVGVHGGSDNLGDWQSKVYRELRAYRDSGQDFPGYVNPNAPQESILYRERRWEMLGLYAVFALVFGGVGYGMIALGVAGRKRQRLVDELEIRYPMQPWLHRADWAQGEVRSSMRPALIFGMAFAVFWNLISLPILFLLPGEVLDKGNRLALLGLMFPLIGIGLLVMAVRHLIRQRKFGNSRLQLDTMPGVVGGPLAGTLHVGSGIWPEKGFHLTLEGVARRVVRRGGKRRTEEQLLHQESLRVPIEQLHAGATGTTVPVRFTIPFEVPPTGGENSDKRVLWRVTAEAEVPGVDYSARFEVPVFRTKDSSPDYEPPASWTADRADGQDLLERGGLSVCREEDALVIKLAAARNIGAALGLTVFLGIWCGAIVLMIRLGAPWLFPIVFGLFALLMVIGVLDLWCGATRIEVRPGSLNRRGGLFALGRLRSWRAEEIVRFQPVTGMQAGRKLFYRLKLVLRDGRRRTLATRLESRSQAQALARRIEEILRS
- the gloA gene encoding lactoylglutathione lyase, translated to MAEESEFRVLHTMIRVFDLDRSLDFYTRILGMKLLRKKDYPGGEFTLAFVGYGDEASQSVIELTHNWGRKEPYVLGDAFGHIAIGARDIYVLCDKLKEAGGKVVREPGPMKHGTTHIAFVEDPDGYKIELIQMEGE
- a CDS encoding HD domain-containing protein, whose product is MAPRLAEVIQTEREYCTDMLDARKIDDLKAWFADYVVGFTSKDSELQRNFDLKKKHTALVCAEIVGLGRQLGLDTEQLRLAEIMALFHDLGRFEQYARYGTFADSRSVDHAQLGVQILRDKKVLDGLEEGMRDLVLRAITWHNRVALPAEADASFLFFTRLLRDADKLDIWRVVTDYYRQDNPVSNAALEMGLSDTPEVSEVVAADLLAGHTVDLRQVQNLNDLKLLQVGWVYDLNFSPSFRRLREKGYLDIIRASLPVTETVNKIFAAVTSLLMRECSRENPATGLPGGTNYLPGHRA
- a CDS encoding translation initiation factor Sui1, which translates into the protein MTSKKNNSGLVYSTEHGRMCPGCGRPIKQCTCTGKQTAPPSDGVVRVSRQTKGRKGKGVTLITGVPLGEAGIKALAKRLKQRCGSGGTVKDGVIEVQGDHCDLLMEELKKQGWTVKRAGG
- a CDS encoding GxxExxY protein, producing MKDPETYAIIGAAMAVHSELGHGFLEPVYQAALEREFRLQGIPFQREAEIPVFYKGKQLDVSYRADFICFRNIIVELKALQKLSTVEESQILNYLKATGFERGLLINFGAPSLQHKRFILSADRWSKPFDDPQITQMDADYQKQ